The genomic stretch TAAATTTCTGCGCCTGAGATACCGTTTTTTATGGGTCTCATCATTTTTACGCCAGTTCCGACGAGCTGTAACAAATCTTTATCTGACGAGAGCAGCATTACTTCATAACCGTTAGATTGTGCGAGTCTTGCAAACGACGCTGCAACATCATCGGCCTCGACTCCTTCGCGGATAAGAACGTTACAGCCAATAAAATTTAATAACTCCTGCAAAATCGGAATTTGTATTCTTAAATCATATTCAGGCGGCTGGCGGTTTGCTTTATAATTGCTTAAAAGTTTGTGTCTGAAAGTTTTTCCGCCCGCGTCAAACACTGTTACGATATAATCCGGCATTAAATCATCTTGAACGCGATAAAGCATGTTCATGAATCCTACAATCATTCCTGTAGGAGTGCCGTCGGGAGCAGTAAGTTTCATCGGTAAAGCGTGATAACCTCTGTGCGCCAAGCTATGGCCGTCAATAATTAAGAATCGTTTTATTGTAATTCACCTCATTTGCATTTATAATATTTTAGCAAAAAAGTTTTCCAGATTTCACACAAAGACTCAGAGAAAAATATTTTACAACTACATTTGCGACTACAAAAATATTAATTTATGTGTGTTATTGCAAATATTTGCAGCGAAAAAAAATTTTTTATTGTGCTAAATTATTTTCATGCAAAAATTTTTGTAGATATTGTCAGCACACTTTAATCACAGTAAAAACTTTTGCATGTCGGAGCTACCCATTTAATTCGGGTGGGTTGGCAGAACAAATTATATAAGCGCGATAAATTATTTGCATTGTATCTGGATATAACAAATTAAGTGCGTTGACTATAAAACTTGAATATTTACAAAAAATTTGTTGTATATGTGCGACTCGTTTTTTCCCGCCCGTAATTATAAATGCACGTTTTCGAAAGACTTTATGCATTATGGCAATTTTTATGATAGCTAATTAACGCGAACTTGATATAATTTCACGCAAGAATTTATCAACGAGGCAAAATTTATTATGACAGAAAAATTATATTACGAAAATTTATATTCACGCGAATTTGACGCAGAAATCACAAGCATTCAGGGAAATAATATCACTCTTGACCGGACATTATTTTATCCGTCGGGAGGAGGCCAGCCCTGCGACACCGGCTTTATTGACAATATAGAAGTTCTTGACGTTCACGAGAAAAACGGCGAAATTATTCACGTCTTGGCCGAACCCATAAGCGAATATAAACAAGTTCACGGGGTCATAAACTGGGACAAAAGATTTGAGCTCATGCAGCAGCATTTAGGCGAACACATTTTTGCGGGAGAATTATATAACCTTCATGGACTTCACACCGCGAGAATGCGAATCGAAGGCGATAATGTCTCTATTGACGTTGATACACCAGTCAGCGAAAAAATTATACTTGAGGCCGAGTCCCTCGCAAATGAAGCAGTCTATAAAAATATTCCCGTCGAAATTATTTATCCCGACATGAACGAAATTAAAGCACTCGCACGAAAATTACCGCCCGCAAATCCTTCCGAACCTGTAAGAATCGTAAAGATTCCCGGCGTTGATTATGTACCTTGCTGCGGACTTCATGTAAGTTCAACGGGTCAAGTTGGGCTCATAAAGATTACTTCATCAGAGAATCACAAAGGAGGCACAAGAATTTATCTCAAGAGCGGCCGGGCTGCTTATAGATGGTTGGACTCGCTTTATCATGAAGTCAGGCAGGCAGAGTCAGAACTTGTTTGCGGCTATATGGGAATAAACGAGAAAATTTTAAATCTCAAGTCGCAAATTGACTCTCTCAAATCACAAAACGAGAATAATATTTTGCACTATTTAAGGCCTCTCGCAGAAAAATTAATTAATAACGCGCAGGAAAACGAAAAATTTAAACTCGTCAAGCACATAATAAAAGACTCGAGTCAGGACGAAATCAAACATTTGTTCAGGCTCATAACGGAAAACGAGAAAAATTTAATCGCGCTCTTAGCTGGCATAAATCACGACGAAATATTTATAATGTTCGGTTGTAATCGTGAAAGCAAAAATTTTGATGTCAGACCGGCATTCAGGAAAGCAATAAATATTTTAGGGGGCAAGGGCGGCGGAAGTTATTTCAGCTGTCAAGGCTCAGGGAAAAATTTAGAGTCATTAAATAACGCGCTGGACTCTGCAATTAATGAACTAATAAATCATTAGAAAACGGGTTGACAAAAAATGAATGACGATAAAATTATAATAATGGAGTCAGGAGTCAGGAGTCAGGCCTGTCGTATCGTTCTGCATACCTGTATATAATAATGCAGAGGCAGCTTTAAAACTTGTAAATTATTTGCTTGACTCAGACGATAAACGCTTTGAGGTCGTAATCAGTGATGACGCTTCGAGCGATAACACGCAGGAATTATTGTCAGCGATTCATGATTCTAGATTCAGATATTACCGCAATGATAAAAATTTGGGTGTTCATAAAAATTGGGAACGTTCTTTATCATTAGGGCGCGGGGAATGGCTTTATTTCTCGATGGGGCGCGAGGTTCTTCACGGTGATAAAATGTGCAGATTGTTTGAATTTCTCGATTTTGCCCGCGAAAATAATATAACTTACATGAAAGACGGCTATTATACGCAAGAAAGTCTAAAAGTTTTCAGCGGAATTAATGCTATGTCTACATTTTTAAGAGTTACTCATCCTACAGCAGATATTTACAACGGGGAAATTTTTAGAGATATTCCGAATAGAAGACATTATTTCGAGATTTCTGACATGTTCCCGGAAAATTATATTAGACGCGATATGCTCATGAAGGGTAACGGGGCATTTATTAACAGTGAAATATATATACGCCACGAGTCATTTACACATGATAAAATGGCGGTAAAATCTACTGTTGAACATGACAAAAATATATATGATATGTATTTTGCGCCCCGTAGGCTTATCGTCCAGCATAAAGAATTAATTGACATGATCCTGAAAGATTCATCAGAAAAATTTAGTAAATCCGAGCTTGATAAATATTTCGCTAAAAAATTTTACGAGCTTGTAAATCACGTTTCACGAGCATGGAAAAGCTGGTGCAGAAATGATTCAATGTCAATGCATTACGGTTATAAAATGAAACACGTTAGCCGGCTGGAAATGCTGTTAAATATTCTCAAGGCATATCGCGCTGTAAAATCGCATTTAAAGCAGCATAAAATTTATTCACTGCGCAGACAAATTATAATGTACCGCATTCTAGTGAAAATATTTATAGAGCAAACTGGTCAATTAGCGAAAAAATTTGCAAAGATTCTGCTTGAGCCGCTCGGTATCTGGAAAATTCTTAAAGCTATAAAAAATTTCCCCCGTTCACATTAAGCCGGGGGAGTGAGCGTTTATTTATTTTGCCTGCTGTTGAATCCAGATCGTAGCAGCTTCATTCAACGGCAGATTTATTAAATTTTTGCCAAGTTTGCAGGTGAAAATATTTTCTTGTGAGTCAATGGCGGTTAATTTAACTTTTGCTCCCGTAACGAATCCCATTTCAATTAATTTTTTCCGCAAAGGGTCTTCGGCTGTGTGGCGCAAAATTGCCCCCTCTGAATTTATTTCACAAAGAGTCAACGGCACAGGCACAATTAAAATCGGCTTCTCTATCGCTATAAAAATTTCGTCAACCCATGGCTGATGTTCGGCTCTTGCTTTCCTGAAGAACTCTAACAAAGCATATAATCTCTCTTCGGTCGTTGTGTCTACATAATGTTCCATTGAGCAGGCCATTTCTGACGAGTGATCGCGATCTAAACCGAGTAACTCATGAAAGAACGCGCGAAAACCTTCATGACGGCGAAAAACTGTCATGCCCTTGCGCCTTCCTGCGTCTGTTAAATGCAATTTGCTGTAACGTTCATGAGTCAAAAATTCAAGCTCGACTAATTTCTGCACGGTTGCTGTAACAGTCCCCTTTGTGATCTTGAGTCTTTCGGCCAAGTCAGTAACAGTAACGCTGCGGCCAGTACTCTCAAGCAAAAATAATTCCTCAAGATAATCTTCTATTCTGGGAGTAATCATAAATTTTCACCTCTAAAATTTCGTAATATACATGAATAATAATCATATCAGAAAATTTTTGTTCAGACGCATATTAGCATGAGAGCCGTAAAATTTTTTCAACCAATGAGCTAATGACTCGCAAATTTTTTCGTGCATGTAATATAATTTGTCATAGATTTTCAGGAAAGGAAAATTTTTTATACATGAACGACATTAAGAAATTAGATCAAATCTACGAGGGCAAAGCGAAAAAAGTTTTTGCAACATCAAGCCCCGATTACTATATAGTCGAATATAAGGACGACGCTACAGCATTTAACGGCCTCAAGCACGGCACAATAACCGGCAAAGGCATAATAAATAATAAAATGAGCAATGCAATGTTTCAATTACTAGAGAAAAACGGCGTGAAGACACATTTTGCAGAACAGTTAAGCGACCGGGAGACTCTCGTCAAAGCTGTAAAAATTGTACCCCTCGAAATAATTATACGCAACGTCGCAGCAGGTTCATTCTCAAAACGTTACGGAGTCGCAGAAGGTACACCGCTGAAAATTTCTACTCTTGAGTTCTCGTTAAAAGATGATGCACTCAATGACCCGTTAATAAATGACTCTCACATTATAGCATTAGGAGTCGCAACTGAGCAGGAATTATCGCAAATTAGCGCAATGGCCTACAAGGTTAATGACGTGCTTAAAAACTTTTTCGCAGGAATCGGCATTAAATTAATAGATTTCAAGATCGAGGCCGGAAGACTTCCAAACGGTGAAATAATTTTAGCTGATGAAATTTCGCCGGACACTTGCAGATTTTGGGACGCAAAAACTAATGAGAAGCTCGACAAAGACAGATTCAGGCGCGATATGGGCGGAGTCGAAGAAGCCTATCAGGAAATTTTTGCACGAATCAACGGCTAATAAAAAATGTCAAGCGAACTTCACGAGGAATGCGGCGTGATTGGTGTATATCGTAACGACGAGAGCAAAAACGCAGCTCATTTAGTGTATTACGGGCTGTATGCTCTTCAACATAGAGGACAGGAAAGCGCGGGGATTGCTGCAAATAACTGCGGGTCTATGGAGTTGCGCAAAGGTTTGGGACTCGCCGGAGAAGTCTTCAGGGGTGAAACTTTTGCGAATTTTCCCGGAAATATAGCTATTGGTCATGTAAGATATTCTACTGCAGGTGATGAAAGCGTCAGGAGTGCCCAGCCTCTTGCAGCAAGTTGCAGACTCGGTGAAATTGCATTAGCTCATAATGGGAATCTCGTAAACGCTGACTCATTGCGCGAAATGTTGACTGATGAAGGCGTAATTTTTCACACGACCAGCGACTCAGAGTCAATATTAAATCTCATCTGCCAGCATGGAACGAGAGGAATTTTGTCCGGCATACAAAACGCTATGAGTCTCATCAAAGGCGCATACGTTCTCGTTATAACAATCGGCGATAAATTAATCGGAGTGAGAGACCCTTACGGCCTGCACCCTTTATGTATCGGGACTCTTGCGAATAATTCCGGCTATGTTCTTGCGTCTGAGACCTGCGCACTTGAAGCTCTTGACGCTGAATTTTTGCGCGACGTTACGCCCGGTGAGATTGTCATAATCGATAAAAATGGTCTGCAAAGTATTGAACCTTCACGATGGTGCAAGAAAAATTTATGTGTCTTCGAGATGGTATATTTTGCGCGTCCTGATAGTATCGTTGACGGAGTTAGCGTTTATGAATTTCGGCGCAAATGCGGAATGAAGCTCGCCCAGCAGAAAAAAATTGATGCTGACGTTGTTATGGCTGTTCCTGATTCGGGGATTCCTGCGGCGATTGGTTATGCTGAAGCGTCAGGGATTCCATACGGCGAAGGCTTAATCAAGAATAAATATATGGGACGGACATTTATTTTGCCCGTTCAAGAACAGAGAGAGGACGCAGTAAGAATCAAATTAGCAACAATCCGGCATAATATCGAGGGCAAGCGGTTAATTATAATTGATGACTCAATAGTTAGGGGCACGACATTAAAGCGAATCGTCAATCATTTGCGCGAGGCAGGAGCTAAAGAAATTCATGTTTGTGCCGCGTCTCCTGAAGTAAAATTTTCGTGTTATTTCGGAATTGATACGCCTCACAGAGAAAAATTAATTGCCGTTCAGAAATCTCTTGACGAAATCTGCAATTATATCGGAGCTGACTCAGTTACTTATTTGAGTGAGGAAAGTTTACAGGAAGTCTGCGGCCAAGATGTTTATTGCAAGGCGTGCTTTAACGGAAATTACCCGATGGAAGTGCCGATAAATTAACAAAACATGCTAAAATATTAGCGTTGTGATTTTTTCGCGGGGGTGGCGGAATGGTAGACGCGCTAGACTTAGGATCTAGTGTCTATGACGTAGGGGTTCAAGTCCCCTCCTCCGCATCATAAAAATTTTCAGGAGGCTTCACACGTTATGAAGGGCATAGTTTTAGCAGGAGGCAGCGGCACTCGTTTATATCCCCTTACGCTTGTAACGTCAAAGCAGTTATTACCGGTCTATGATAAGCCTATGATTTATTATCCCATTTCTATATTAATGCAGGCTCGAATACGCGAGATTTTGATTATTTCGACTCCTGATGATTTGCCGAGATTCGAAAAATTATTAGGCAGCGGCGAAAGATTCGGAGTGAAATTTTCTTATGCGGAACAGCCTTCACCAGACGGACTCGCGCAGGCATTTATTATCGGTAAAAAATTTATAGGTTCTGACACTGTAGCAATGATTCTCGGCGATAACATTTTTTCAGGTCAGGGATTAGTTAAAAGACTCCGAGCAGCAGCAAAGAACGCCGAGTCAGGAAAAGGCGCAACAATTTTCGGATATTATGTCGATGACCCTGAAAGATTCGGAATTGTAGAATTTGACTCAGACGGTCATGCAATATCAATCGAGGAGAAGCCCGAACACCCCAAGAGCAATTATTGTGTAACAGGTCTATATTTTTATGACAATCGCGTAATAGAATTTGCAGAAAATCTCAAGCCTTCAAAGAGGGGAGAACTCGAAATTACAGATCTTAACCGCATATATCTTGAATTAAATCAATTAAATGTAGAGCTGCTCGGACAGGGATTCACGTGGCTTGATACCGGGACTCATGAGAGCCTAGCCGACGCAACAAATTTCGTGAAGACAGTCGAGACCCATCAGCACAGAAAAATTGCATGTCTTGAAGAAATTGCATATCTCAATAAATGGATTACACGCGATGATGTTATGAAAGTTTATGAGGTCTTACGCAAGAATCAATACGGGCAGTACTTGAAAGACGTTTTAGAGGGGAAATATATAGATGTCTAAAATTTTTATAACCGGTGCAAATGGGCAGTTAGGGCGAGACTTAATCACCGAGCTTACATCGCGAAATATTGAGTGCACAGCGTCTGATATTCAGGAAAATTTTTCGGGTTCTGAGTCATGCAGATATATAAAACTTGACATCACTAATTATGAATCAGTAGAAAACGTGATAAAACTTGAACGTCCTGATAGATTAATTCATTGTGCAGCATGGACAGCCGTAGACTTGGCCGAAGACGAGAGCAATAAACAAAAAGTTTTCGCCGTAAATGTTACAGGAACAGAAAATATCGCGCGTGCCTGTGAAAAATTTAACGTGATTATGACTTACATCAGCACAGATTATATTTTCAACGGTGAGGGCGCTAAACCTTGGCAGCCTGACGACGAAGCATTTAAACCGGTCAATTATTACGGATTCACTAAGTTACAGGGAGAATTTGCCGTGAAAAAATTTTTGCGTAAATTCTTTATTGTCCGGATTGCGTGGGCGTTCGGGCCGAGAGGAAATAATTTCGTCAAAACAATGCTGAAACTTTCAGATAATCACGAGTCTTTGCGTGTCGTTAATGATCAAATAGGTACGCCTACATACACGCCTGATTTAGCAAAATTATTAGCTGACATGAACGAGTCTGACAAGTTCGGGATTTATCATGCAACTAATGACGAGCAGAAAAATTTTATCAGCTGGTATGACTTTGCGTGCGAGATTTTCAAGCAGTCAGGAAAAAAAATAAATGTTATTCCCGTTTCAACGCTCGAATATGGACTCTCGAAAGCAAAAAGGCCGTATAATTCAAGATTGGACAAGAGCAAATTATTAGAGTCAGGATTTAATTTATTGCCGGATTGGCGAGACGCTTTAAGGAGGTATTTATCAGCAAATGCAAATTAACGTAGATTACAACGTCGGAGGAATCGAAGGACTTTGTGTTATTACTCCCAAGATTCACGGGGACTCACGCGGTTACTTCATGGAAAGCTATAATTTAAACGATATGAAAGAGGCCGGCTTCAATATAAATTTCGTGCAGGACAACCAAAGCAGCAGCACAAAAGGAGTCTTGCGGGGACTTCACTATCAAATAAATTTTCCGCAATGTAAATTAGTTAGAGTTATAAGCGGCTCAGTATTTGATGTTGCTGTAGATCTGCGCAAAAATAGCAAGACTTTCGGCAAATATTACGGTCTCGAACTCTCAAGCACTAACTGCAAACAATTTTTAATCCCGCGCGGCTTTGCACACGGCTTTATAGTTTTGTCGGACACAGCAGAATTTTGCTATAAATGCGACGATTTCTATCACCCTAACGACGAGGGCGGAATAATTTATAACGATCCTGATATAAATATTTTATGGCCAAACGTAAATGCGCCGATTCTATTATCAGACAAAGATAAAA from Synergistaceae bacterium encodes the following:
- a CDS encoding glycosyltransferase; the protein is MPVYNNAEAALKLVNYLLDSDDKRFEVVISDDASSDNTQELLSAIHDSRFRYYRNDKNLGVHKNWERSLSLGRGEWLYFSMGREVLHGDKMCRLFEFLDFARENNITYMKDGYYTQESLKVFSGINAMSTFLRVTHPTADIYNGEIFRDIPNRRHYFEISDMFPENYIRRDMLMKGNGAFINSEIYIRHESFTHDKMAVKSTVEHDKNIYDMYFAPRRLIVQHKELIDMILKDSSEKFSKSELDKYFAKKFYELVNHVSRAWKSWCRNDSMSMHYGYKMKHVSRLEMLLNILKAYRAVKSHLKQHKIYSLRRQIIMYRILVKIFIEQTGQLAKKFAKILLEPLGIWKILKAIKNFPRSH
- a CDS encoding metal-dependent transcriptional regulator yields the protein MITPRIEDYLEELFLLESTGRSVTVTDLAERLKITKGTVTATVQKLVELEFLTHERYSKLHLTDAGRRKGMTVFRRHEGFRAFFHELLGLDRDHSSEMACSMEHYVDTTTEERLYALLEFFRKARAEHQPWVDEIFIAIEKPILIVPVPLTLCEINSEGAILRHTAEDPLRKKLIEMGFVTGAKVKLTAIDSQENIFTCKLGKNLINLPLNEAATIWIQQQAK
- a CDS encoding phosphoribosylaminoimidazolesuccinocarboxamide synthase encodes the protein MKKLDQIYEGKAKKVFATSSPDYYIVEYKDDATAFNGLKHGTITGKGIINNKMSNAMFQLLEKNGVKTHFAEQLSDRETLVKAVKIVPLEIIIRNVAAGSFSKRYGVAEGTPLKISTLEFSLKDDALNDPLINDSHIIALGVATEQELSQISAMAYKVNDVLKNFFAGIGIKLIDFKIEAGRLPNGEIILADEISPDTCRFWDAKTNEKLDKDRFRRDMGGVEEAYQEIFARING
- a CDS encoding amidophosphoribosyltransferase; this translates as MIGVYRNDESKNAAHLVYYGLYALQHRGQESAGIAANNCGSMELRKGLGLAGEVFRGETFANFPGNIAIGHVRYSTAGDESVRSAQPLAASCRLGEIALAHNGNLVNADSLREMLTDEGVIFHTTSDSESILNLICQHGTRGILSGIQNAMSLIKGAYVLVITIGDKLIGVRDPYGLHPLCIGTLANNSGYVLASETCALEALDAEFLRDVTPGEIVIIDKNGLQSIEPSRWCKKNLCVFEMVYFARPDSIVDGVSVYEFRRKCGMKLAQQKKIDADVVMAVPDSGIPAAIGYAEASGIPYGEGLIKNKYMGRTFILPVQEQREDAVRIKLATIRHNIEGKRLIIIDDSIVRGTTLKRIVNHLREAGAKEIHVCAASPEVKFSCYFGIDTPHREKLIAVQKSLDEICNYIGADSVTYLSEESLQEVCGQDVYCKACFNGNYPMEVPIN
- the rfbA gene encoding glucose-1-phosphate thymidylyltransferase RfbA, with translation MKGIVLAGGSGTRLYPLTLVTSKQLLPVYDKPMIYYPISILMQARIREILIISTPDDLPRFEKLLGSGERFGVKFSYAEQPSPDGLAQAFIIGKKFIGSDTVAMILGDNIFSGQGLVKRLRAAAKNAESGKGATIFGYYVDDPERFGIVEFDSDGHAISIEEKPEHPKSNYCVTGLYFYDNRVIEFAENLKPSKRGELEITDLNRIYLELNQLNVELLGQGFTWLDTGTHESLADATNFVKTVETHQHRKIACLEEIAYLNKWITRDDVMKVYEVLRKNQYGQYLKDVLEGKYIDV
- the rfbD gene encoding dTDP-4-dehydrorhamnose reductase; protein product: MSKIFITGANGQLGRDLITELTSRNIECTASDIQENFSGSESCRYIKLDITNYESVENVIKLERPDRLIHCAAWTAVDLAEDESNKQKVFAVNVTGTENIARACEKFNVIMTYISTDYIFNGEGAKPWQPDDEAFKPVNYYGFTKLQGEFAVKKFLRKFFIVRIAWAFGPRGNNFVKTMLKLSDNHESLRVVNDQIGTPTYTPDLAKLLADMNESDKFGIYHATNDEQKNFISWYDFACEIFKQSGKKINVIPVSTLEYGLSKAKRPYNSRLDKSKLLESGFNLLPDWRDALRRYLSANAN
- the rfbC gene encoding dTDP-4-dehydrorhamnose 3,5-epimerase, whose protein sequence is MQINVDYNVGGIEGLCVITPKIHGDSRGYFMESYNLNDMKEAGFNINFVQDNQSSSTKGVLRGLHYQINFPQCKLVRVISGSVFDVAVDLRKNSKTFGKYYGLELSSTNCKQFLIPRGFAHGFIVLSDTAEFCYKCDDFYHPNDEGGIIYNDPDINILWPNVNAPILLSDKDKNLPSLKEVMSA